The Prunus dulcis chromosome 3, ALMONDv2, whole genome shotgun sequence genome segment AAGGTACGCGCGTATATATGGACCCAGCTCCTCTAGTCGTAAAGCAATGCATTCACCAGTATGCCCCACGAGGTACATGCAGCAAAAAACCAACTAGAAGTCACATTAATTACAGAACATTAATGTGACAAAAGATGAGCATCATTGTATCAATACCATCATGCATCAAACTTTTCCTCTTTTGATTATATATCAAATAAATAGGATCTTTAATTTATCCTAATCCTATCTCATTTCTCGTCTGTCTGTCGCATCTGCCGCACCTGTCAGTGGGTAGCTGGCAAGGAAGCATTATCCCCTTGAAATCTAATAAAAGTAGCAACCTTGAAAACACATTCACAATCAAGCATTTGTTTGGCAACATGAGTCTCATAAGAGAGCATTCTCTACATATACACACATACTACATGCATGCAGCCGGTGAAAATGCACAAATGCAATGACCAGAGTTAAACCAATCAGGTACTTTCGGCCATGAAGCGTACAGAATTTAATCGAAACTTAAGATTGTCAAAATAGTAATGGAACAGGTTGGCACTTGGAACAGTCTGATTAATGATACAAGTGAGTGCTTAATTtcatttaataataaattacaaGACAAGATAGCATAGAAAGTGCTATCGGACTCGGACATCAAGCAATCTCTCTTTAGGGTGCGTGTTGTTCTACGTGCTGTAGTGGTAGTTTCAGAAACAAGATTCCTTCCTACTATAATTTACAGTATATAATTATAAGCTGACATGCAAGCTTCAAATAGACTTGGCCCAAAGCAGTACATCTCCACCGACCACAGAAAAGGGTAAAAGAATGCTAACAATTCTTTTTTACGAACAACACTACTAGCATAGTTAAAACACTCATCATTCGCAgccaatttttaattttccatttttagcAAAGCACTGGCCTTTTAGTAGTCCAGTGAGCCCAACGATGCAATCCCATTGGTTGAGTTTCTCACGTCTTGTTGACTCACGTAGTCATCGCAGGTGTTGTTGCCACCATTGGAAAGCTTATTGCTTGGGACAGAAGCCGCACAATTGAGGCCTTCCTTTCCCATCTGTTGCACTTCAAGTGGCGAGAGTATCTTGATATACCACACATTGTTCACAAACTCCCTGAATATAAGAGAAGAATCATTTACTTCAACTGAATCATGAAAAAGAACAGTTCAAAACTTCAGAAGACTATTGTTTAAGGCTCAGGGACGTACACATGCAAAATAGTAACTTAAAACTCTTGAAAAAGTGAGAAAACAGTCGACGATTTAAAATGGCTTAAGCTACTCCTACAACACTTTAAACCTCAAGGCGTTTTTTAAACATTACCGCTGTTTCTGTCCACAAATTTGGGATACCAGCTCCTACACTTTTAACAATTTGACATACAGAATAAAATCATTACAGTAGCTACTTCGAAAACATTAAACTTGCGCCCAGTAATCCAGGATGAAACATTTTACAAAAGAACAGTAATAACTGAAATGCATGGGAAGCTCGAATTTCAGAATTGCCAAAGCAAACAGAGTGTATAATAATTGACTAGTATAAGTGAAATGATGAAATACAATTTGGGACTTACTGCCAAGGGTCGTCACCAAGGAGAAGAACATCATTCTCCCGGTCACCAAATACAAGCTGCCAGCCTGATCTCTGAGGGTCCTCTAATTGGCCTTCAAGGCCAAACATACGAGCGAGCTCACTGCGCAGCTCATCATAGCTGCTGAATTTTGAAATATCCAGTGACCTCCCAAAGGACCCTGACTTGTGAACCTACCAAATTgcaacatttaataaaaagaatatgAGTAACCACTCAGAAAAAGTACTAATTCTTTTGAACAAGTATTCACATGGAAGAAGACTTCCCATGCATCTGACCATTCTGTTAAGAATAAAATGCTTGTAATACACAATCACACTATCTTATCTTACCTTCACAAAGTTTCGAGTTGGATTTACTTGGTCCACATTTTCTGAAGACTGCAAGAAACCTGATTCATCTACACAACTTGAAGTAGTCATGTCTGAATTAAGTGGAAAATCATTGCCCGTGGCACTGGTGTAACTGGAAGCACCAAACGGCATAGACAATGAATCATTTCCATTGCCAATATTTCTCAGGGTTGGAATCCCATTATGCAGCATAAGAGATGAGGAATCAATGTTCACCCCAAACAAAAGATTGCTTTGGGGATCAGTACCACCTTGGAATGCAGAGTACTCTCTACCAGGAAACGGAGGCAAGGCAGTGAGCTCAGAGATATTTGACTGTGGTGTTCCCAACTGTTCCACCTGGGGTAGCACACATTGAGCAGCTCCAGATGATAGCTGCTGTTCGCCTGCGATCTGCTTGGGTAACAAGGAAGACGAAATTACAGAGTTGGATCCACTTAAGTTAAGTAAGTGGGATGCTCCATCTTGTGATAGGGAACCTAATATACTATGTATAGGGGGAACATCAGATGAAGATATGGGATTTCCAACAGGGTCAGGAAAGCTCTGTTGCTGAGGTTGTGAAGGGATAGCTTGCAGAGATGCAGACTGGGATTGAGTGGCTGAGGCAAAATTGGACAGAGCAGACATGACATTCGGGATCTGCTGCTGAACAGACAATTGGTGCAGATGATGGGATTGTTGAAGCTGCTGTTGATGTTGCTGCTGCAGCTGCTGTTGTTGCTGGTGCTGCTGCAGCTGCTGTTGTTGCCTCTGATCACTATAGGGATGGTAACGCTGCAACTGTTGTTGCAAAACCTGAGCCTGAGCAGGAGCTTGGTTTTCTTGAAAGCTCTGAAGATAAGTATTTTGAGATTGAGACTGCGGTAAAACCTGTCTCTGAAGCACAGCAGCCGGCCCATTAGAAACATTTGAAGATTGCTGGAAGGGCAGAAGCGACTGTGAAGCACATTTAGAAGAATCCACTGTCCTCATTTCTTGAAGTGCGGCAGCTGCCATTGCTTGGTATACCTCAGGTTGTAGACCTGCCATAGAAGCATCAAGCCTCGGCTGCATCCAGGGAGTAACCCCAAATCCCTGAAAGTTCAAAGATTGAATCCCCTGATCTCCAACCCCTCCTTGGAGCCACATCAGTGGAGCGTTAATGCCCATATCACTATCTTTGAGCCCTGAAATGAACATACCACTGAGTATTAGAGGGgacaaagaaaacaatttttgACACATAAGACACCATGTGTTCCTCAAgcataaaaacaaagatacCGTGGAAAGAGGGAATGCCCGATGGCCATGGTCGCTTCAGTCTCAGGGGGAATGGGGATGGATACATTGGGAATGTTGTTAGTGGTTCAATCTCCCACAATGAAACTCTAGGCTGCCTCTCCCCTGCAGTGGATTCATCCCAGCCAACCTGCATTAGCAGAGAACCCGTTTACAAACCTTTTGTCACctgaaaatgttaaaaaagCTGGCCACATCTCTTTCAAAAACTTGTGAAACTTAtgcaaaatatttgaattttcatgAGCATGAAAATCACAAAATGCTCCCAACAAACCTTCACAGAGCGCCAATGTGAATTTGTCCAACGCACAGAATCTAAATCACTGATACCAGTTATTGTACCCATGTAtctgaaggaaaagaaaaacaaacaaaaattatcaCTTAAATAAATGCTAAGcataaactatatatataactatgaAGATAATTAACCTACCGACGGACACTTGACTCTTCTGTTTCAAACAGCATCCTAAATCGCATGCCCACAGAAACCCGTGTATGATAGACAGCTTTAACATACTTGGCCAGGGGTATCACAAACTCAGATGGACTAGCCCTGCATTATAAGCAAATTGATTAATAAGATGTAACAAGTAGGATCTACAATCTAGAGAAGTAGCAGATACTCACCTTGGATTATAAAATATTGTAAAGCGACTATTTGTTGCAGCTGCATGAGCTGCAGCAGCAAGAAGACCAATGTGCATGCTATCACTTGACAAAACTGATGAGGGCATAACAGTCTGTGGACGATTTGCTCGCCGAATACCCAAGAGTAACTGATTCTTTTCATTCCTGATTGAAGACAacatatttgaagaaaaattaataattaccaCAATTCTTGCCCTAATAACTCCAATCACCCCCTTCCCCACAGCACattccccaaaaaaagaaaaaagaagagaaacatATTCAATCATGTGAAGAACAGAATAACTGTTTAAAATTACCAAATAAAAAGGACTGAATCACCAGCAACAAGTCGTTTGGCACTAACGAACACGCTCCATCCTGTCGTGAGAAGATGCCTCTTGGGCTGGCCTGCACAATAgcatggaaaaaagaaattagaaacCAGAATTGCATGTTGCAGACagtatattaaaaaataaaacctagATAAAGAAAGTACACAACAGTCTATAAAATCATTGAACTCTAAACCAAGTATCCCACAAGGCTCATTCATGCGTAAGCCCAATGTGATCAAGATATATGACAGGCAGTTCTTGCCTTTCAACCACAATGAGGGCAAGAACAACtacagaagaaacaaaaaattcaaaaacatttGTTGGGTCAATAAGACCTACAActatttcttcttaatttgtGAGAGACTGAGAGGGTTGAATGGTTGTTGATCATCCATGTGGTGTAACACTCTTGGTTACCCATTCCCTTTAATCTAATTTCTTGCTAcagttcaattattttctcttGACAGCTGCAACTTTTTGAATAGCTCActgaagcagaagaagaagaaaaaaacctcCAAAAGGAGAGTGCATGCTATTGCTATCCTAACCCCAGAATAATGGTTAAGTTACTCAGGAGAACAGAAATCAAACTTGCCATAAAATATATGACCCAAGGGCAGCCAAATTTAATAATTGTCAACATTTACATAATCCAggacataaaaaaaaagttgttacATTGTCTGGTTGCTTGGGCCGCTCTACCTTTTGATTATTATATGTTTAGGCAGATTCAAAGACAGGGCtactttatttcattatttgtttGCCACATCCTCACTGGGGTCTTTAGGCAATTACTATAGCAGGTAGGTTTAGGAATTACAGATTTTTAAGTTCaagtaaacaataaaatttttaattttttaatgagaTATTGCTCATGCcattaaaaatacaatttctCCAAATCTTTCACTTTTGACACTTAGAACAGCAAGCGTGCGAACTGTCTAGTATACTTGCACTCAGTGGTCTTAATTTTGCATCTAAGCTAGAGGTGCAGACTTGAAGAATAATAAAGAGTAATGAAAGCAGATATAAAACAGAATTCTGAACAAATTCACACTCACCTCGAAATATATGTCTAAATTTCCACTCATTATCATGAAGATCCCTTGCAATTAGTTCCTGAGCTGGGGGCTGCTGTGAGTAATCCTGAAGGTatagtaaaaaattaaattattgaaaccAATTTCATGAGATGAAAACACAGAAAATCAAACATGATGCTAAGGCCACTCAAAAAAGAGGAAACCTACAAGAGGAGGAAAGACTTTTTCAGCTGCACGGCGGGGAACAGAGAATCCTCCATGCGTGCTAGTATCACTTGCAGTCAAAGTTTTACAAAAATAGTTGGTTGGCTGTTTGCTGGCAGCACCCAACTCCGCAGGCAATAGGTATACATCTTTTTGCTCTTGCTACAAAACAGTTTATGTTAATACATGATGAAAATTACTTGACTCACAAAGTCACAagtcaaaaacagaaaagtaCAGTACCGGACTTAATGGTTGTAGGGTCATTTGAGCATATACTTCATCAGTCTCCACATCTGCCTGTAccatacaaaattaaaaaaaattaaggagcATCCCGTGAAATGGCACAGAGAAGATGCAAACCGGCTGACACTTACATGCATTGTCACATTATGCAGCTGACATATTAGTTGTGGAGGCAAGTTGGGGTAATTTGGAATATGGGCATCCACTTCCTTATTGGTTGATGCAGCAACCTGTACAAGAAATACCAAGAATTAAAAACAATTACTGAATACCCTCTCAAAAATTAGTGTTCAGGACGTTGTGGTTAATAGATATTAGAAGCTTCAGCTGCTTAAGCACACAACAATCGTACTCATAAGTTTTGGATTATATTAAAGTAATTGATGTAATGATatgtataaaatgaataagaGACAAAGTTATAACTGGACACTATGTAAATACCaaagaagtaaaaagaaaaccttCAACCcatcctttattttttatttttttctataggAGTGATTGAACATACATCTATAATTACACAGCCTACATTTCAAACTTATTAGACAAAAATAAGACAATAGTAACAAGAGACTTCCTTGAATCAATAAAACAACCAAAGTTCCTATTCTACATACTGCAAACCAACCAAATGTTTTCTCCTGATACCATTCAGAAggaaaaatttgaattcaacaATAAATGAGATAGCGATCCAGTTGCTGACCTGCTCACTGTGACCCTGTGGAAAGTAGACTACACGACTTCCAAGAAGAGGCAAAGACACCAGGGGCCCCGCACATGCATGCCAAAGCTCAGAATTCAAACATTTCTTCTCCCCTGCACATAGTTTCTATGCTTGCATGAGTATGCGTGACATGAAATTCATAGCATCAAAATCCTAActcttaaattaattgaaGACAGAAATGCAAGACTAGTTTTAGTGATAATGGCATGTTGTTAATTCGGTTACAGGTGCAACCACTTCAAATCATAAAACCAAATTTCCACCCAGAACCCCATCAAGCAGTGAATGGGCAGTTGAGATAATTGTAAAATAGTAAGATGGGTGTTTAGTCACCTTAAACTCAATTCTCGAACAGACAAGCAACATATGCAGAGAATGtgactatttttacaatgaaTTAACTCCGGAAAGACACACAAACACTGGTGAAATGAATATTCACTAGGTCTGTTCAGTGACCGCTTATTTAAGACATGCACATATAACGGTCACCTAAAACGTGGCTCAATCGTTTAGActaaatccaaaacaaaagaagcatAAATGTATGCAAGATAATGCCTCAGAGTCGATTAACTAATGCTTTTAAGGACGCATTAAATTTCAGACGAGAAAAATGGAACGAGCCAAATAAAGCACAAAAAAGTGCATACCTTCCTGAGGCTGGTGATTAAAACCCGAAGCCGAGGATGAAGACGAAAGTCTCATTTCTTCGAAAGCCCGAAATGCAACCTCCTTTCACCACCTACTGAAACCCCCTTTAGCCCCAGTAAAACCAAACCCAACTTAAACAAAGATTCAAATATCAGTCCCCTCCTTATTCCTTGCACATATTAGCACCCATTTCTGAAACCTTTCACCTCTAAATCATCAAATGCAGTGAAAGTAAGCCCACCCCCCACCCCCCCCAAgcaaaaaccagaaaatatCAACTACACCTCTGGGAAAATATCATCCAAAACCAGTGCCAATACAGAAGACAACACCTCTCACCCTCATACGCCCCAGATCTTCTTCACCCTACCAAAACCCACCACATTTACCCTAATAAGAACCCTAAACCCCCAACTGACACCTCCAAGCTCAGAAATTTATGAACACTTGCAAGCTCCACAGaaaccctagactacccagaTCTCAGAAATTGAACAGTAACTTAGCAAGTAAGCTTGAACAGAGAATGAGAGAACTCTTACTGAGCTGAGAGTGACATTTTCAGAAGCACCGATTTGACTGCCAAAAGAGCTGAGCTTTAGCTTGGTCTGCTGCTTGTGAAGcttgagagagaaagatagagagagagagttcggTTGAGAGAAGCTTTATTGGTCTTCGTTGAGGGCTTGTTTGGTCTACGATCAATTAATACAGTGGTAATTATTGCTGGTGGGGTAATGTAATGTTCATAGGGATGGCTGTCAGAAGCAAATAGAAATAGAAGGGCCAAAAATCTAACTTCTCTCCCTATTTTACCCTAgcctttttcccctttttgcAATCTTGGCCACTACCCTCTCTCAAGgcccttttttcctttctatttttctcCCCTGCCATTCAATTTTCCCTTTATTCCTCTTTTGGAATTTGCCAATCTTTTTCATGTTggcttttggaaaattttcatttttatttcataaaagGGAAAGATGATTTGGTTATCATTGGTTTCTCCATGTGAATTAAATAGttttgaaattgaagtaagTTAAATTACATTTATAGTGAACTCTGTTATTGTTTTCTCCATAAAGCTTTTGATCTAACTTCCCTAAATGTCAGTTTGGGAGACTTAATTTGTGCATGGTTTGAGTTGAAATGTCTTTAAATTTAATAGAACGTCCCCATGTGTGCCCACATTTGGCAACTTCCTTGGAAGGTTTGCTGCATTCATTATTTGTAGCTTCTTATGGTTTCTGGTTATAGTTCCATGTGTCATCTATCAAGCACTTACAACCTCAATTGTCACTTCAATCCTAGCTGCCACAAATTAATGTTAAAAgacttttgtatttttcttgtaaattatATGCAGGAGGTTTTGGTTCATATTGCTTCAAAATTGTAAAGTTTAAGTCTTGCTTGAGCTCATTCTTGTGTGTACATGTGGAGAAAGACTTTCACGAAATGGAAATAGCATTATTTCGCTATCTCAATCAATAATGCTACGATATGcttaataatattttcatgTGCAATTTAGTTCTTCTTTATCcgtgagagagagatctgCAACAgatatttaaaatttcttatttCATTAAAAGACAATATTATCTCATGCATAACAGGTAGCTTGAATAAACTAAGTATAGCATGGCTTTCTAGTGAGAACCATGGCCACATTCAACCGAAAGCTAGGTGTAGCCGTTGAGAAGATAGCAGCATCCCCCATGcttctctctttattttaaCTTCCATCTGTAGTTGCCTTGATTTTTACTGCACACTGCatagagaaacaaaagaacattAGTAATGTTCTCACATTTCACCTCTCACGTTCTAATCACATGACTAAACGTAGGTGCTAATGAGGTGATCATAGGGGTTGTATACAGCAGTTGTATATCGATGCAGTGCCTACAAAAATTACTTACTCGTTGCAATTGACACTCCTAGAAATGGGAACGTTGATTTGGACTTTACACGCAGTGGGGAGACCAGCGGCGACGTCTTCCTTAATGTTTTGGTAGTGATCTGCGGTGTCCTTGAGGCATTGGCAGGTTGCACGCCTGTCTTTGGTGGTTGAAGCGAGCTGGTTCAGACCCGAAACCCCATTGCAACACGCCGTGGGTGGGCTACCAGTGCCACTGGTGAGATATGGAATGCAGGGAGCGACAGATGACACCACTTGTTGGCAAGTGACTGTGGCCTGCCCCGGTTTAACCAAGACCGACATGGCCATCACCGCCATCACTAAAGCTATAGCAACacccttcattttcttttctgttttttgtacGTTTGAGTTTGAGATCGATGGAGTGCTACAATGTTTGCTAATTGACTTAATGTTGAGCTTAATTGTTCATGTATGGAAGTTTAAGTTGTGGTTTTGATGGGTAAGGTTTGAAGGGTATTTATAGTTGCCACTAGAAGATATATCCAAGATCATGAGGGGGATTATTGATGTAGCAGAAGCCGTTATGAAACTTAAGCAGCCTTTGCATGGTCCCTATCTCTTCGCCGGGTTAGGCCTTTGCTGCATGCCAAGAGCGTTACAACTTTCTTCCAAAAGAAAGCGGAATTGGTTTTCCTGCCATGTGTATAACTCTTGCTTATGAAAGGGGTCGTTTAATGCATTGCCTGCaccagtttttgttttccacaCAGTAAAAACTGCTAAATCGCGTTCCGTGAGCGGCTTACAAAAACATGGAAAGCAATAATCCGAAGATGAACTCGATATTGTGCTTTAAGTTTAAAAAGCATGTATGAAACACTAATTGTGTCATTTTTGTCAATCAGAATGTATATAAATGCTAATTATGTCAGTTTTACACCAAAAAAGGTTTAATAAGGAATTTTAAGATGAAAGATCAGAAAATATGGTTCTTCTGACATTGCTCAATTTGTTCCAAATGGGGCTGAGGCAATATGGTGTATACAGGTTTAGGACTGAACACTGGGTTTCAGTTGGGGAAAACAGAAGGGCATGGACGCTAGAAAAATGGAGCAGGCAACAAAAGCACACAAGGCGCTTTTAGCACACTTGAAATCATTCTTTACTTCACTATTGATAGAGATACTTTTACATGCAAAGCTAAGACAGTATCAGAAATTGACACAGTGGTATATTCATAGAATTAGCCTGCCAACACTTCAGAATGATTTCTTAACCaaaagaatttatatattaatgatgatttcattttcaatttcgAGCAGCTTGTTTTCCTTTCACTTCATCACTGATCCTTCCCACTATACAATTCATAAACTATAAAATCAGCAACAGTCAGAGTCAGCTTTTGAAGGCATTCTCAAGAGATTCTTTCATACAAAAATTCCATGCTACCAACGCTGCTCCAACTGCAGGCTCTACCTGATGGtgattcaagaaaaaaaataaagcagcATTGTAAAAGAGCATACCAGAAATTCCACAAAATAACATCTGTGTACACAAGCATATGGGTTGCTAACTTGGTCGTTAGTAGGACTTCTGATAAATTATAGAAACAATTAGTGTTCCTTCCTTAGTCTATTTGTGTGTTGTCCACTTTTCATCTACTCTAATTATCGTTTGACGTGAAGacacttttcctttttatccAAGATAGGGAAGCCCACCAATAGAAACTGTACTCAAGAAGCCATCTACGGAAAGTAGCAGGCTCACCCTTTAAATCTCATTTGCTTCAAATATCAAAAGTTTATTGAAGTGAGGCACAAAATATGCTTACCTTCGGCCTAATAGGAACTGCCCCCGGGTAGTCCTTGGAGATGCATTTAATGACTTCCTCTCCTATATCCCACCTCTTATTTTCATCAAGAACACCACCAACCATGACAAGGGGAAAAGAATCTTTTCCCTCtgcaattattttattcaaaaaatgaaattagcaTGCAGAGTAGGGACTCCCTACCTTTCAATTATTGCAAGGCAGTATATAAACTCGAATCTGATACACATATAGAATATCCATCATGAACACAGCAATAATACAACACCATAAGTAGAAGGAATGGGTATAGCACAAaggcaaaacatttgaaaataaaataagccaGTAAGGAATAGCAATAACTTTTCTGCTCCCTGTATGCAGTTTATTaagcattttctttttcgcAACTGCATATTTAAATAGTGTCACTACCCTACCACTAAATGATTAATATTTTATGAAGTCATGCATAACCTCATGACCTATTATACATCACacaaatccaaaaaagaattcctttaatttttttcagttttttgttCAGTATGTCACACCTGGACCACACAAGCCAAGTCTTTGAACAACAGCTTTCACACTCAACCTCAACTCCTCGACTGAATCAAACAAGATCTTATTTGCAACCTCATCACCAGCAATTGCACAACATACAACAACTGGAACAAGTGCTGCAATGCGAGCCCAAGATGGATCTGCATAGGTCCACCTGAAATCCAATAGAAAATTATAGTGGTTATCTGATACCCCATACAATTACATCCCGGATACTCATTTCTATCAAGGTTCTCAATTCATTTTCCTCAAGAAGGTTCGCAGAGACATACAAAATACCACATACCCTTTAAATGAAACATATTCCAATCGAGAATGCATGACAAATTCAATGGAAAAGATACAtataattgccattttaagATCAATGGGGTTATTTCCACACCCCTATGTGAGATGCGACTGACTTTTGACTCCTCTCACGTAGAGGTGCAGATAAAACCACGTAATCTAAGAAGAATAATCTCAAGATATAAAATGTTTGCATGCCAATGGAACCAGAGAACGTAGATCATACACATCTATACCAGGTTTTAGCTACTACAATAAGTGGAACTTCCCACATATTTACAGATTGCAACAAATATATGACAACTAGTAACACCATTTAGCTACTACAATAACCAACACCATTTGAGGGATTGCAACAAACGAATTTACAGATTGATGGAACAAACCTTGTCATTTATTTTCGCCAAAACTGCCTTAAAGATTGGCTGCAGACTGTAAGATCCCAAAATGACAACTAGTAACTTCACCAATATATGTGAAGATGACAATTATAAGTTTCAGATAGATACCCGATGAGTTCATCTGGAGAAGAAAGACCAAGCTTCCCTAAAATACTAGACATAAGCATTGTATGTGGACCACGACCATCATGGGCCCTTATTACAGCGGTTAATGCCTGTGCAGCTATTCCGTATCCACTGCAAGTAAAAAGAACATTACCTTCAGTAAAAACTTCTGGGAAAGGAAAAAGACGGATATCGTAAAAAAGAAGCCCACATCCTGAATGCAGAAACTACCAGAATACTACTCAAAAAGTGATATTAAGTTTATTTGACACATTGATTGATTTATACATGGCCAcgaaatcttacaattaaagcACAACATTATCAGGCAGGAAGCAACTGTAGAATATAGATGGATCACAATCATACTGCTGGGGAGTTTAAATCGTCAATTTATAAAGTTCAATGCAAAATGATGAGCAGGAAAGGGAAAATTAACaatgaaaatagaaagaaTTTTACGGGATTTCAACAGTAAGATTAATTCAAAACATATAATCAAGAAGTGAGTAAAAGTGGAAGTCTTTTTCCCAGTGATTGTTTCTTCTTACAACCCTTATATCATTTCATGTACTTGATGGTTAAGGTGACCTAGATACAAAAGATGTAGGAAACCTCCAATGACAACAAGGAACCACCTTCATTAAAGTAGGAGCATCTCGGGGACAGAGCTAGAAATAGGAAAATCAAGAACCGAGCAACAAGGCTATACCTTCCCCAATCACCTAAGGTAGGTCCTGCGCCAGCTGCCCGAGCTTCTCTACCGTCTTCTGTGAACCCATATGCAATGGTCCCCGTGCCAGCAATTAGAACACACCCATGAAGTTTTCCCAAAGTCCCACAAGCTAGAGCTGCCACAGCATCATTCTGAACATACAACCTTGCATTGCTGGGGAATACATCCCTGTTCATATCAAGACAAGATTAAAGCTTTTAGTAGTAAACATTAATCAGAGATTGATATGTGCCAAAACCAACAAGGGCCTGATGaaagcaataaaaaataagcACCCAACAGGTAAATAActttaaaagtaaaataaatatttttaaaaaacacatACGGGAACAATGTGCGATCATAGAGACTTGAAAGTAATACCTAAGCCAATCTAATATCCTCTGCTGATCAGTGGGATGGTTGACGCCAGAAACCGCCAAACAAACAGCTCGAACCGCCGACCGGTTCGAACCGGACTTAGCCAGCGCTTCAGCCATCACCTGCTCCAATGTATCCCTTGCAGCAGCCTCTAAGGTTTAACAACAAGTTATTCAATTAGATCAgatacaaaaatcaaaacagtTGCGATCAACTGACAAAACATGAACAGATGAACAATTACCGCCA includes the following:
- the LOC117620823 gene encoding auxin response factor 6-like; translated protein: MRLSSSSSASGFNHQPQEGEKKCLNSELWHACAGPLVSLPLLGSRVVYFPQGHSEQVAASTNKEVDAHIPNYPNLPPQLICQLHNVTMHADVETDEVYAQMTLQPLSPQEQKDVYLLPAELGAASKQPTNYFCKTLTASDTSTHGGFSVPRRAAEKVFPPLDYSQQPPAQELIARDLHDNEWKFRHIFRGQPKRHLLTTGWSVFVSAKRLVAGDSVLFIWNEKNQLLLGIRRANRPQTVMPSSVLSSDSMHIGLLAAAAHAAATNSRFTIFYNPRASPSEFVIPLAKYVKAVYHTRVSVGMRFRMLFETEESSVRRYMGTITGISDLDSVRWTNSHWRSVKVGWDESTAGERQPRVSLWEIEPLTTFPMYPSPFPLRLKRPWPSGIPSFHGLKDSDMGINAPLMWLQGGVGDQGIQSLNFQGFGVTPWMQPRLDASMAGLQPEVYQAMAAAALQEMRTVDSSKCASQSLLPFQQSSNVSNGPAAVLQRQVLPQSQSQNTYLQSFQENQAPAQAQVLQQQLQRYHPYSDQRQQQQLQQHQQQQQLQQQHQQQLQQSHHLHQLSVQQQIPNVMSALSNFASATQSQSASLQAIPSQPQQQSFPDPVGNPISSSDVPPIHSILGSLSQDGASHLLNLSGSNSVISSSLLPKQIAGEQQLSSGAAQCVLPQVEQLGTPQSNISELTALPPFPGREYSAFQGGTDPQSNLLFGVNIDSSSLMLHNGIPTLRNIGNGNDSLSMPFGASSYTSATGNDFPLNSDMTTSSCVDESGFLQSSENVDQVNPTRNFVKVHKSGSFGRSLDISKFSSYDELRSELARMFGLEGQLEDPQRSGWQLVFGDRENDVLLLGDDPWQEFVNNVWYIKILSPLEVQQMGKEGLNCAASVPSNKLSNGGNNTCDDYVSQQDVRNSTNGIASLGSLDY
- the LOC117623139 gene encoding non-specific lipid-transfer protein A-like, whose translation is MKGVAIALVMAVMAMSVLVKPGQATVTCQQVVSSVAPCIPYLTSGTGSPPTACCNGVSGLNQLASTTKDRRATCQCLKDTADHYQNIKEDVAAGLPTACKVQINVPISRSVNCNDVQ
- the LOC117623246 gene encoding N-acetyl-D-glucosamine kinase — translated: MKRYRNGEVWDFENQMPVAAGAGDVILGLDGGTTSTVCICMPILPFSDPLPDPVPILARAVAGCTNHNSVGEAAARDTLEQVMAEALAKSGSNRSAVRAVCLAVSGVNHPTDQQRILDWLRDVFPSNARLYVQNDAVAALACGTLGKLHGCVLIAGTGTIAYGFTEDGREARAAGAGPTLGDWGSGYGIAAQALTAVIRAHDGRGPHTMLMSSILGKLGLSSPDELIGWTYADPSWARIAALVPVVVCCAIAGDEVANKILFDSVEELRLSVKAVVQRLGLCGPEGKDSFPLVMVGGVLDENKRWDIGEEVIKCISKDYPGAVPIRPKVEPAVGAALVAWNFCMKESLENAFKS